Proteins encoded within one genomic window of Candidatus Zixiibacteriota bacterium:
- the coaE gene encoding dephospho-CoA kinase (Dephospho-CoA kinase (CoaE) performs the final step in coenzyme A biosynthesis.): MPSKGVTLGVTGQIGAGKSEAVRILSRLEDSVVVDADLIGRQVVENSPSLLKQLVTRFGPQILTPTGKLRRKTLARFAFADESGRCDLNALVHPFLLKELRNQVKQSLRVHRLVIVDAALLLDWNLDRELDLTLVIHASRELRLNRLAARGISREDALARQKMQLPIAVYRSRADRFILNNGNLKELESKLVKFHKKFIRNRLTNG; this comes from the coding sequence ATGCCAAGTAAAGGCGTTACTCTCGGAGTGACCGGGCAAATCGGGGCCGGTAAGAGCGAGGCGGTTCGGATACTATCCCGGCTTGAAGACAGTGTTGTGGTCGATGCCGATCTTATCGGTCGTCAGGTGGTTGAAAATTCACCCTCACTGTTAAAACAACTGGTGACCCGGTTTGGCCCCCAAATTCTCACCCCGACCGGCAAACTGCGCCGTAAGACTCTGGCTCGGTTCGCCTTTGCCGATGAATCCGGCCGTTGCGACCTCAATGCGCTGGTACATCCGTTTCTTTTAAAAGAACTCCGTAACCAGGTAAAACAGAGCCTTCGGGTTCACCGCTTGGTCATAGTCGATGCCGCCCTTTTACTTGATTGGAATCTCGATCGCGAGTTAGACCTTACCCTTGTAATTCATGCCTCCCGGGAACTCCGTCTTAACCGCCTGGCAGCTCGTGGAATCAGCCGCGAGGATGCCCTCGCGCGCCAAAAAATGCAGCTTCCGATAGCTGTTTATCGGTCCCGAGCAGACCGCTTTATCCTCAACAACGGCAACCTGAAAGAGCTCGAATCGAAGCTCGTAAAATTCCATAAAAAGTTTATACGAAATAGGTTGACTAACGGTTGA
- the nadD gene encoding nicotinate (nicotinamide) nucleotide adenylyltransferase, translated as MVPEPGERWGILGGSFDPVHLGHTNLAGQVKEHAKLNGVLFVPSYNHPFKPTPAASFDERVEMLQLAIEPHDSFVVSDIERARNLSGFTLDMVQMVKKQFEDVSFYFIIGEDNVRDLIRWHRPEELVAEIPFLVGNRPPHEALSLPEELPADRIVMIPIEMIDISSTEIRKRIKMGESVADLVTPEVYDYIVGKGLYR; from the coding sequence TTGGTACCTGAACCCGGTGAGCGATGGGGGATTCTGGGCGGAAGTTTCGACCCGGTACATCTGGGACATACCAATTTAGCGGGGCAGGTAAAGGAGCATGCCAAACTCAACGGCGTGCTTTTTGTCCCTTCGTACAATCATCCCTTCAAACCGACGCCAGCCGCATCCTTCGATGAGCGAGTAGAGATGCTTCAACTGGCAATAGAGCCGCATGACAGCTTTGTTGTCTCGGACATCGAGCGAGCCCGGAATCTATCCGGTTTCACGCTGGACATGGTGCAGATGGTTAAAAAACAATTCGAAGATGTATCGTTCTATTTTATAATCGGGGAGGATAATGTCCGCGATCTCATTCGGTGGCACCGTCCGGAAGAACTGGTCGCTGAAATACCGTTTCTTGTAGGCAACCGTCCGCCCCACGAAGCGTTAAGTCTGCCCGAAGAATTACCGGCTGATCGCATTGTAATGATCCCGATTGAGATGATTGATATCTCATCGACTGAAATCCGGAAACGTATTAAAATGGGGGAGTCTGTCGCGGATCTGGTGACGCCTGAGGTCTATGATTATATCGTCGGAAAGGGACTCTATCGATGA
- a CDS encoding outer membrane lipoprotein carrier protein LolA, whose protein sequence is MKCSVVTALVICCALVVQATDRFDKIKTDLAEAGCVQLEFLSILESDVFDTIDTANGLAYIADDGRFRLRLGEDVYIDDGTERYSYVPENEQIIIEPSGVAEADQISFLIRIDDHYRTSLIESNRCYRLDLIDSTLTGLPELMTIWITSDEDRIERLEYEDINGDLNRFVLTRQVLDSICDESRFVPDFDDSIERVRIP, encoded by the coding sequence ATGAAATGCTCGGTAGTTACAGCCCTCGTGATATGTTGTGCCCTGGTTGTACAAGCAACCGATCGGTTCGATAAGATCAAAACGGATCTGGCCGAAGCCGGGTGCGTTCAGCTTGAGTTCTTATCAATACTCGAGTCGGATGTATTTGATACGATTGATACTGCCAACGGACTCGCATATATAGCCGATGATGGTCGGTTCAGGTTGCGTTTGGGGGAGGATGTATACATTGACGACGGGACGGAGAGGTATTCCTATGTTCCGGAAAACGAACAGATAATTATTGAGCCCTCGGGAGTTGCCGAAGCCGACCAGATTTCTTTCCTGATTCGGATTGACGATCATTACAGGACATCGCTGATCGAATCGAACCGCTGTTATCGACTGGATTTGATCGACAGCACTTTAACCGGATTGCCCGAGCTAATGACGATATGGATCACCTCGGATGAGGATCGTATCGAGCGGCTCGAATATGAAGATATAAACGGTGACCTGAATCGTTTTGTTTTGACCCGTCAGGTACTTGACTCTATCTGCGATGAATCCCGTTTTGTGCCCGATTTCGATGACTCAATCGAACGGGTGCGCATTCCCTGA
- the polA gene encoding DNA polymerase I, whose product MNAERRKTLYLFDGSALFYRAYFAFIRNPLINSKGEDTSATFGFVNSLLKVIREEKPDYMAVVWDTPEPTFRHKLYDDYKSTRAKMPDELAAQIPRIRQATDALNIAHFEQVGYEADDIIGTFAHRGAEQGLDVWCVTGDKDYFQLVSERVKIYNPKKAAEPPEKMGREEVKAKFGVYPELVIDKLALMGDSSDNVPGVAGIGPKTADKLLDQFGSLDEILLKYDEISSKGVRTKIAACIDIARLSRELVTINCDVSIDFDLEKLKTRPIDYDATKKLFLELEFRTLLSELMPQADAVIPTAAPEPVNNEQIEYVTIHSLEELDKLTTRLTDASEIAVDTETTSLNALEANLVGVSLSDGACRGWYIPIGHSGDHARDCLPFDQALKLIKKLLENKKVQKFGQNIKYDLEVLHRYDVDIDPVSFDSMIASYVLDPSSREHSLDFLAMKHFDHKMQPITDLIGSGKTQTTFDTVPVDKATYYAAEDADFTFRLRGTLAPEIDAKELQNLYYNIEIPTIKVLAAMEEAGIRVDADFLGELSKEMEVKLDNVMAEIYRQAGREFNINSTKQLSEILFDELKLPTKGKTAKKTGYSTDVRVLEDLAQIHEFPRLILDYRQLTKLKSTYIDAIPKLISPLDGRVHTSFNQAVAATGRLSSTDPNLQNIPVRTEEGRQIRKAFIPRDKDYRLLVADYSQIELRILAHYTEDPGLIDAFVKGEDIHRRTAAEVYGVTPEKVTPEMRRAAKTANFAVIYGVSAFGLAQQTELDLGGAKEFIDTYFERYPGILKFMEATKQSARDNGYVTTLFNRRRYLPEIKAKNYNIRQFAERTAINTPIQGTAADMIKLAMVRIHEKMAGLKSRMVLQVHDELVFDVHIDELDQLKKTVKDGMEKAVKLRVPVTVDIGVGENWLDAK is encoded by the coding sequence ATGAATGCCGAACGACGTAAAACTCTTTATCTGTTTGACGGCTCTGCGCTATTCTATCGGGCTTATTTCGCCTTTATTCGTAATCCTCTTATTAACTCCAAAGGTGAGGATACTTCGGCAACGTTTGGTTTTGTCAACTCCCTTCTGAAAGTAATAAGAGAAGAAAAGCCGGATTACATGGCCGTTGTCTGGGACACTCCGGAGCCGACTTTCCGCCATAAGTTATATGATGATTACAAATCCACCCGGGCTAAGATGCCCGATGAACTGGCCGCGCAGATTCCCCGCATCCGACAGGCAACTGATGCTTTGAATATCGCTCACTTTGAACAAGTTGGATATGAAGCGGACGATATCATCGGCACATTTGCTCATCGTGGCGCGGAACAGGGGCTCGATGTCTGGTGTGTGACCGGAGATAAGGATTACTTCCAACTCGTATCCGAACGGGTGAAGATATATAACCCGAAGAAGGCAGCGGAACCGCCCGAGAAAATGGGGCGCGAGGAGGTTAAAGCCAAGTTCGGTGTTTATCCCGAGCTTGTAATCGACAAACTGGCCTTGATGGGGGATAGCTCCGACAATGTTCCGGGAGTGGCCGGTATCGGTCCAAAAACAGCCGACAAGCTGCTTGACCAGTTCGGCTCATTGGATGAGATATTGTTAAAATACGACGAAATCAGCTCAAAGGGAGTACGTACGAAAATCGCGGCATGTATCGACATCGCCAGGCTTTCACGCGAGTTGGTGACAATAAACTGTGATGTCTCGATTGATTTTGACCTTGAGAAGCTTAAAACCCGGCCGATTGATTACGATGCGACCAAGAAGCTGTTTTTGGAACTGGAATTTCGTACGCTGCTGTCAGAGTTGATGCCTCAAGCAGATGCCGTCATCCCAACTGCCGCACCGGAACCGGTAAACAACGAGCAAATAGAGTATGTCACTATTCACAGCCTGGAAGAACTGGATAAGTTGACCACTCGTCTGACCGACGCATCAGAAATTGCCGTTGATACCGAAACAACTTCGCTGAACGCGCTCGAAGCTAACCTGGTGGGGGTATCGCTTTCAGACGGGGCCTGTCGTGGTTGGTATATCCCGATAGGGCACTCCGGCGATCATGCCAGGGATTGTCTGCCGTTCGATCAAGCGCTGAAGTTGATCAAGAAACTGCTCGAGAACAAAAAGGTCCAGAAATTCGGCCAGAATATCAAATACGACCTTGAGGTTCTTCATCGGTATGATGTGGACATCGATCCGGTTTCGTTTGACAGCATGATCGCTTCTTATGTGTTGGATCCATCATCGCGCGAACATTCGCTGGATTTTCTGGCGATGAAGCATTTTGATCATAAAATGCAACCGATCACTGACCTCATTGGGTCGGGGAAAACGCAGACTACTTTCGATACTGTACCGGTTGACAAGGCTACTTACTACGCTGCCGAGGATGCCGATTTCACGTTCCGTCTTCGGGGAACGCTGGCTCCGGAGATCGACGCAAAGGAACTCCAGAACCTTTATTATAATATCGAGATTCCAACCATAAAAGTGTTGGCGGCAATGGAAGAGGCCGGGATCAGAGTCGATGCTGATTTCCTGGGTGAGTTATCGAAAGAGATGGAAGTCAAGCTGGACAATGTGATGGCCGAGATTTATCGCCAGGCCGGTCGTGAGTTCAACATTAATTCCACAAAACAGCTTTCAGAGATTCTTTTCGATGAGCTCAAACTGCCGACGAAAGGGAAAACAGCCAAAAAGACCGGCTATTCGACCGATGTGCGCGTACTTGAAGATCTGGCGCAAATACACGAATTTCCACGACTTATCCTTGACTATCGCCAGTTGACCAAGCTCAAGAGCACCTATATCGATGCCATCCCGAAACTGATCAGTCCGTTGGATGGGCGCGTGCATACCTCGTTTAACCAGGCGGTGGCAGCGACGGGACGCTTATCTTCTACCGATCCCAATCTTCAGAACATTCCTGTCAGAACCGAAGAGGGGCGTCAAATCCGCAAGGCTTTCATCCCACGCGACAAAGACTATCGCCTGCTGGTAGCGGATTACTCCCAGATAGAGCTTCGCATTCTGGCTCATTATACGGAAGACCCCGGTTTGATCGATGCTTTCGTCAAAGGTGAAGATATTCATCGACGGACAGCGGCCGAAGTCTACGGAGTCACCCCGGAGAAGGTCACACCGGAGATGAGGCGAGCCGCCAAAACAGCTAATTTTGCGGTTATCTACGGCGTTTCGGCTTTTGGTCTCGCTCAGCAAACCGAACTTGATCTGGGGGGGGCCAAAGAATTCATCGATACCTATTTTGAGCGTTACCCGGGAATTCTCAAATTCATGGAAGCGACAAAACAATCGGCTCGCGACAATGGTTACGTCACGACGCTATTTAATCGTCGCCGGTACTTGCCCGAGATCAAGGCTAAAAACTATAACATTCGACAATTTGCCGAACGCACGGCAATCAATACGCCAATCCAGGGAACCGCCGCTGATATGATCAAGCTGGCCATGGTTAGAATTCATGAGAAGATGGCTGGTTTGAAATCTCGCATGGTGTTGCAAGTACATGACGAACTGGTGTTCGATGTCCACATTGACGAACTTGATCAATTGAAGAAAACGGTCAAAGACGGCATGGAGAAAGCTGTCAAGCTGAGAGTGCCGGTAACGGTCGATATTGGAGTGGGGGAGAACTGGCTCGATGCCAAGTAA
- the rimO gene encoding 30S ribosomal protein S12 methylthiotransferase RimO, with amino-acid sequence MNIYIHKLGCPKNDVDADYIMARIVDEGHTAVREPSEADIIIVNTCCFIQDAKEESIEQILLMAEYKKTGRLQRLFVSGCFSQRHGAELLEGMPELDGAFGLGELDAIGSAINAVSPKRPNIATAVERMDYLAGSRRHIGDSFPYAYLKISDGCNRQCTYCIIPSIRGHFRSRPPEDILREARFLVEHGKKELILVSQEATVYGHDLKNNSNIVTLLQALDKIDEVAWIRLMYLHPAQTDTALIDYMSSPHNKTLPYFDLPLQHINSEILKRMKRRSSREDIERLLGRIRETAPEAAIRATFIVGFPGETEEQFEELCRFVDEQEFDRLGAFTYSREEGSPAAEMPEQIDDEEKNRRLDELMSLQREIAFDKNDFLIGKVVEVMLDTCDESGSAIGRTRNDCPDIDQEVRVRGDNLRVGDICRVRIEAADGYDLEGVKVEG; translated from the coding sequence ATGAACATCTATATCCACAAGCTGGGTTGTCCCAAGAACGATGTCGATGCCGACTACATCATGGCGCGGATCGTTGATGAGGGACATACCGCCGTCCGGGAGCCTTCGGAAGCGGATATAATCATCGTCAACACCTGCTGTTTCATTCAGGATGCCAAAGAGGAGTCAATCGAGCAGATCCTTCTGATGGCTGAGTATAAAAAGACCGGTCGGCTCCAACGGTTGTTTGTCAGCGGCTGTTTTTCGCAGCGACACGGCGCTGAACTACTCGAGGGTATGCCTGAGCTGGACGGAGCTTTCGGGCTTGGAGAACTGGATGCGATTGGCAGTGCTATCAATGCGGTTTCTCCGAAACGTCCTAATATCGCTACAGCAGTTGAGCGAATGGACTATCTGGCGGGCAGTCGACGCCACATCGGTGATTCTTTTCCTTACGCTTACCTCAAAATATCCGACGGTTGTAATCGGCAGTGTACCTATTGTATCATTCCTTCCATACGAGGACATTTTCGAAGTCGGCCACCTGAAGATATTCTTCGTGAAGCTCGTTTTCTTGTCGAGCACGGGAAAAAGGAATTGATCCTTGTCTCGCAGGAGGCAACCGTTTACGGACATGATCTGAAGAATAACTCGAATATAGTGACACTCCTGCAAGCTCTCGATAAAATTGATGAAGTTGCCTGGATCAGACTAATGTATCTTCATCCGGCTCAGACCGATACGGCTTTGATAGATTATATGTCTTCACCGCATAATAAAACCCTGCCATACTTCGATCTGCCGCTGCAACATATAAACAGTGAGATTCTTAAGCGGATGAAGCGCCGATCTTCACGTGAGGATATCGAGCGTTTGCTCGGGCGAATCCGAGAAACGGCGCCCGAAGCTGCGATCCGAGCTACTTTTATTGTAGGCTTTCCGGGAGAAACTGAAGAGCAGTTCGAGGAATTATGCCGATTCGTCGATGAGCAGGAATTTGACCGGCTTGGGGCTTTCACGTATTCACGCGAAGAAGGCTCACCGGCGGCGGAAATGCCGGAACAAATCGACGATGAGGAGAAAAACCGGCGGCTGGACGAGCTGATGAGCCTCCAGCGAGAGATCGCTTTCGATAAAAATGATTTCTTGATAGGCAAGGTCGTTGAAGTTATGTTAGACACTTGCGATGAGTCCGGATCGGCAATCGGACGCACGCGAAACGACTGTCCTGATATCGATCAGGAGGTGAGAGTACGTGGCGACAACCTCCGGGTCGGCGATATCTGCCGAGTGCGGATAGAGGCGGCCGACGGCTATGACCTGGAAGGTGTCAAAGTCGAGGGTTAG
- a CDS encoding lytic transglycosylase domain-containing protein — MIQVEKLGIYLSKPISFVLVMIYLLQSGLLIYMIKDKFDLERQITFQQRRIGELEEKLQILKAIEDFQIGFSDEEVGELTEVIYSESNRYNYDPMFVLAIILTESSFRKGQQSAIGARGLMQVVPYVGEDLASRTDVDWQGSQTLFEPEANIKLGTFHLFEQILKFGDVQKAIVAYNVGETRLRGLIRQGQKIPDNYLRKVMENYRMLKENYTV; from the coding sequence ATGATTCAGGTCGAGAAGCTCGGCATATATTTGTCAAAACCGATAAGTTTTGTGCTGGTAATGATCTACCTCTTGCAGTCGGGTTTGCTCATTTATATGATCAAAGACAAGTTCGACCTTGAGCGTCAAATCACTTTCCAGCAACGGCGCATTGGCGAGCTGGAGGAGAAACTTCAGATACTCAAGGCGATTGAGGATTTCCAGATCGGTTTCTCGGACGAAGAGGTCGGCGAATTAACCGAGGTTATTTACTCGGAAAGTAACAGGTACAACTACGACCCGATGTTCGTTCTGGCGATTATTCTCACTGAATCATCATTTCGCAAAGGGCAGCAGTCGGCGATTGGGGCACGTGGTCTGATGCAGGTTGTCCCTTATGTCGGTGAAGATCTGGCCAGCCGGACCGACGTCGACTGGCAGGGATCGCAAACCCTGTTCGAGCCGGAAGCTAACATCAAATTGGGAACTTTTCATCTTTTCGAGCAGATTTTGAAATTCGGTGATGTCCAGAAGGCGATTGTCGCATATAACGTAGGAGAAACGCGATTGCGCGGATTAATACGACAGGGACAGAAGATACCGGATAACTACCTGCGCAAGGTCATGGAGAACTATCGTATGCTTAAGGAGAACTACACGGTTTGA
- the bamD gene encoding outer membrane protein assembly factor BamD, with protein MTRFPRSLQLVIMTFTLTVLMIGACSSPRSISTMTAGELLKTGMDLYNRHKYLRAIEHFQACVYNYPGDMAVDTAQYYLALSYFGNEEYEVAQVEFNRLVLNYPASPFFEHAIFMRAVCYYESTPKDPGMDQTELNTAIRQFEDFIIDFPDSEVLPDVQKYLHAALDRLARKDYTAGLVYSRMGAFESAKIYFQKVIDDYTESEYAVQALYDIARMEYKQKNYSEARVQFQNFVAVYPENKFVPKALKMIEKSAFEDAKKAFKEAQPEAREKLDAFLKDFPESNHVDAIRKYLGELADSQPAPVEAEETVGT; from the coding sequence TTGACACGCTTTCCAAGATCGCTGCAATTGGTCATTATGACCTTTACTCTGACAGTGCTGATGATCGGTGCCTGTTCATCACCCCGATCCATTTCCACTATGACAGCCGGTGAGTTGCTCAAGACCGGCATGGATCTTTACAACAGACATAAGTATCTGAGAGCAATTGAGCACTTCCAGGCCTGTGTTTATAACTACCCGGGGGACATGGCGGTCGATACCGCTCAGTATTATCTGGCGTTGTCCTATTTCGGGAACGAGGAATACGAGGTGGCCCAGGTTGAGTTCAACCGTCTCGTGTTGAACTATCCCGCCTCTCCTTTTTTCGAACATGCAATTTTTATGAGAGCGGTCTGTTATTACGAGTCCACACCCAAGGACCCGGGCATGGATCAAACGGAGTTAAACACGGCCATTCGCCAGTTTGAGGATTTCATCATAGATTTCCCCGATTCCGAGGTACTTCCCGATGTTCAAAAATACCTGCACGCAGCGCTCGATCGACTCGCCAGGAAGGACTATACGGCCGGTCTGGTTTACAGTAGAATGGGGGCTTTTGAATCGGCCAAAATATATTTCCAGAAAGTAATCGACGACTACACCGAGTCGGAGTACGCCGTTCAAGCCCTCTATGATATCGCTCGGATGGAGTACAAACAGAAGAATTATTCCGAAGCCCGGGTGCAGTTCCAGAATTTCGTGGCTGTGTATCCGGAGAATAAATTCGTTCCCAAGGCGCTCAAGATGATCGAGAAGTCCGCTTTTGAAGATGCCAAAAAGGCATTCAAAGAAGCTCAGCCGGAGGCTCGTGAGAAGCTCGATGCTTTCCTCAAGGATTTTCCTGAAAGCAACCACGTCGATGCCATTCGGAAATATCTCGGTGAACTCGCCGACAGCCAACCCGCGCCGGTCGAAGCGGAGGAGACGGTTGGTACCTGA
- a CDS encoding DNA translocase FtsK 4TM domain-containing protein — MARRRKNSTGQDKRGLVLGILLSLLALLLLISLATHKEIDDARVAGEVDGHLNPFDIPYNNQGGMMGAYLSFIFTTLIGWLSFFLPLWLMLAALKLMSGKTAARIKINSIVLFVASMIGTILYNIHLMSPREIARPVGTIGGYIGEQLTSLSLRLLGELGSYVVLSGAILVLLVLYTSITPLLAMRLPLPGKEWINRIYGRLSRGLGKVFNFSWLGNLFGQTESNDDDGEEVYDEDAPADSETDDLPEQDELLDERPDEDSSESSSPSPSRRKTKIVKPAPAVQLKSIKYTYPGLDLLAEPDLTQPAVTPEELEFSARMLRETLETFGVKIDGKIEHFPGPIITRFEFKPAAGIKINRIVSLADDLALTLKAKRIRIIAPIPGKAAVGVEIPNRHPQMVYLRDVFTSSAFNDSKLILPIALGKSTSGQPIVADLTTMPHLLVAGATGSGKSVCMNVLITSLLFRLHPHQVRFIMIDPKMLELSIYKGIPHLGRPVVTKPKRAEKVLAEAVVEMEHRYRKLAEASVRNIADFNKRQTREEDKLPYIVIFVDELADLMMSSNTQKTEMMITRLAQMSRAVGIHLILATQRPSVDVITGLIKANFPARIAFQVSSKVDSRTIIDANGAERLLGKGDMLYLPSGQPEPVRIHGPYISSEETEGIVQFIKDQGLEMFTLENISQASGEPTEADIDTEDPLFREACNTVVRHKQGSVSLLQRRLGIGYQRAARLIDRLEQAGIVSKFDGSKAREVLVDQAYVDALFSGASAVETSHQNG; from the coding sequence ATGGCACGAAGAAGGAAAAATAGCACCGGTCAGGATAAACGTGGGCTGGTATTGGGGATTTTACTGTCTCTGCTGGCTCTCCTATTACTGATTTCTTTAGCTACCCATAAAGAAATCGATGATGCCAGAGTCGCCGGTGAAGTGGACGGCCACCTCAACCCGTTCGATATCCCCTACAACAACCAGGGCGGGATGATGGGGGCATATCTGTCATTTATCTTCACCACTTTAATCGGTTGGCTGAGCTTTTTCCTGCCCCTCTGGTTGATGTTGGCGGCCCTTAAACTTATGTCGGGTAAAACGGCGGCACGTATTAAGATCAATAGCATCGTGCTGTTCGTGGCCTCAATGATCGGAACGATCCTCTATAATATACACCTCATGTCGCCGCGTGAGATAGCGCGCCCGGTCGGAACAATCGGCGGCTATATCGGTGAACAACTGACCTCATTGAGCCTTCGTCTTTTGGGTGAACTGGGCTCTTACGTGGTTCTGAGCGGTGCTATTCTCGTGTTGCTCGTGCTTTACACATCAATAACACCGCTACTGGCCATGCGTCTGCCCTTACCCGGAAAAGAGTGGATAAACCGGATTTATGGACGCCTTAGCCGCGGCTTGGGTAAAGTATTCAATTTCTCGTGGCTCGGGAATCTGTTCGGTCAAACCGAAAGCAACGATGATGATGGTGAAGAGGTCTACGATGAGGACGCCCCCGCTGATAGCGAAACCGATGATCTCCCGGAGCAGGACGAACTTCTTGATGAACGCCCTGATGAGGATTCGTCTGAATCCTCATCACCATCGCCATCCCGTCGCAAAACAAAAATCGTAAAACCGGCCCCGGCGGTACAACTTAAGTCAATCAAGTACACCTACCCGGGACTGGACTTACTGGCCGAGCCGGATCTTACGCAACCCGCTGTCACGCCGGAGGAGTTGGAATTCTCGGCTCGGATGCTGCGTGAAACGCTGGAGACTTTCGGTGTCAAGATTGACGGCAAAATAGAGCATTTCCCCGGTCCGATCATTACTCGTTTTGAGTTCAAGCCCGCGGCCGGGATCAAAATCAATCGCATCGTAAGTCTGGCCGACGACCTGGCCCTGACGCTTAAAGCCAAGCGAATCCGCATAATAGCACCGATCCCGGGCAAAGCCGCGGTTGGTGTAGAGATACCGAACAGGCATCCCCAGATGGTTTACCTGCGGGATGTGTTCACTTCATCGGCATTCAACGACAGTAAGCTGATTTTACCGATTGCCCTGGGCAAGTCCACTTCGGGTCAACCGATCGTCGCAGATCTGACTACCATGCCGCATCTGTTGGTGGCGGGAGCTACCGGTTCCGGCAAGTCGGTCTGTATGAACGTATTGATCACATCGCTCCTGTTCCGGCTGCATCCGCATCAGGTGCGATTCATTATGATTGATCCCAAGATGCTCGAATTGTCGATCTATAAAGGGATTCCACATCTGGGACGGCCGGTGGTGACCAAACCGAAACGAGCGGAAAAGGTTCTCGCTGAAGCGGTTGTTGAAATGGAACATCGCTATCGAAAGCTGGCCGAAGCCTCGGTGCGGAATATCGCCGACTTCAACAAACGTCAGACCAGGGAAGAGGATAAGCTGCCGTATATCGTTATCTTCGTCGATGAACTGGCCGATTTGATGATGTCCTCGAACACCCAGAAAACCGAGATGATGATCACACGGCTCGCTCAGATGTCACGTGCGGTCGGGATCCATTTAATCCTCGCGACGCAGCGCCCGTCGGTCGATGTAATCACCGGATTAATAAAAGCCAACTTCCCGGCTCGTATAGCCTTCCAGGTGTCATCTAAAGTAGATTCTCGAACGATTATCGATGCCAACGGAGCCGAACGATTGCTCGGTAAGGGGGATATGCTGTATCTGCCGTCGGGGCAGCCGGAACCGGTTCGTATTCATGGACCGTATATCTCCTCCGAAGAGACTGAGGGGATTGTCCAGTTTATCAAGGATCAGGGACTTGAGATGTTCACGCTTGAAAACATCTCTCAAGCAAGCGGTGAACCGACCGAGGCGGATATCGATACCGAGGATCCTCTTTTCCGTGAGGCGTGCAATACGGTGGTCCGGCATAAGCAGGGATCGGTCTCTCTGTTGCAACGACGGCTGGGGATCGGTTATCAGCGAGCGGCACGACTCATAGACAGACTGGAACAAGCCGGCATTGTATCCAAGTTTGACGGCTCCAAGGCTCGTGAAGTCCTCGTGGATCAAGCTTATGTCGATGCATTGTTCAGCGGTGCTTCGGCTGTCGAAACCTCTCATCAGAACGGCTAA